A region from the Paludicola sp. MB14-C6 genome encodes:
- a CDS encoding arginine repressor produces the protein MKTRRHKVILDIIDKQEIYTQEGLLEQLKLAGYDVTQATVSRDIKTLDLVKTMTETGKYRYTQRLDYITKKNSIKFKSVFLEATVSVDYALNTVVLKCHVGMANAACAALDTMHLEDVVGTLAGDDTIFILMRTENSAKRLVEKILEMLEK, from the coding sequence ATGAAAACAAGGCGACATAAGGTGATATTAGATATCATTGACAAACAAGAAATCTATACACAAGAAGGCTTGCTTGAGCAATTGAAGCTAGCTGGATATGATGTAACGCAAGCTACTGTTTCTCGTGACATTAAAACACTTGACTTAGTAAAAACAATGACAGAAACAGGAAAATATCGTTATACGCAAAGATTAGATTATATTACAAAGAAGAATTCGATTAAATTTAAATCTGTGTTTTTGGAAGCAACGGTATCTGTGGATTATGCATTAAACACAGTTGTATTAAAATGCCATGTTGGAATGGCGAATGCAGCTTGCGCTGCATTGGATACAATGCATCTAGAAGATGTAGTTGGTACATTAGCAGGAGACGATACCATTTTTATTTTAATGAGAACGGAAAATTCTGCGAAGAGATTAGTAGAAAAAATATTGGAGATGCTTGAAAAATAG
- the recN gene encoding DNA repair protein RecN — protein sequence MKGLVTIMLCELYIENLAVIEKTSIQLGTGLNVFTGETGAGKSIVIDAINVVLGQRTSKEIVRYNTSKATITAIFTDISKSAFEKLKEYGYEQDYLDEQQLLITREISADQKSVARIMGKPVTVAILREIGTELINIHGQHDNQVLLAPERHIDILDKYGDYTSLLEQYHACFKQVVLIKREMKKISVNEQEKAQRIDLLTYQIDEISSASLKSGEDVKLEAKQNEIKNKTKIIEGLQAAYQALSGLDDEGGAVELCQTATQSFEEITEVYEPANVIYTKLEGLSAELEEVAADIANQLDEFDFNQNTIDAIETRLDEIHKLKRKYGDSIDEILSYAEECKQELESLELSDQRLAELSKQGTIEYQRLLELANEITKQREIASKRFIQSVTSELQFLDMPNVSLEVKQDHVKPNAKGQDAIEFLISTNKGEPPKPIAKIASGGELSRIMLAIKNTLADKDEIQTLIFDEIDTGVSGRAAQKIGLKLSQAAKNRQVIAVTHSAQIAALGDHHFLIQKESRDDRTFTDVTKLDYNGRIHEVARIMSTDKITDLMLKNAEEMIIRK from the coding sequence ATGAAAGGATTGGTCACAATTATGCTTTGTGAGTTATACATTGAAAATTTAGCTGTTATTGAAAAAACCAGTATTCAATTGGGGACTGGCTTAAATGTATTTACTGGCGAAACAGGAGCAGGTAAATCTATTGTGATTGATGCTATCAATGTGGTTTTAGGTCAACGTACTTCAAAAGAAATTGTGCGCTATAATACTTCAAAAGCAACGATAACTGCAATTTTTACGGACATCAGCAAATCGGCTTTCGAGAAGCTGAAGGAATATGGATATGAGCAAGATTATTTAGATGAGCAACAATTGTTGATAACCAGAGAAATATCTGCAGATCAAAAAAGTGTGGCACGAATTATGGGAAAACCCGTAACGGTTGCTATTTTACGAGAAATTGGGACAGAGCTTATCAATATTCATGGACAACATGATAATCAAGTTTTGTTGGCACCGGAACGTCATATTGATATTTTAGATAAATATGGCGATTATACGTCTTTGCTTGAGCAATATCATGCTTGCTTTAAACAAGTTGTATTAATTAAACGTGAGATGAAAAAGATTTCAGTAAATGAGCAAGAAAAAGCACAACGAATTGATTTATTGACCTATCAAATTGATGAAATTTCATCTGCTTCTTTAAAATCGGGCGAAGATGTTAAACTAGAAGCAAAGCAAAATGAAATTAAAAATAAAACAAAAATTATCGAAGGATTACAAGCGGCTTATCAAGCTTTAAGTGGGCTTGATGATGAAGGGGGCGCAGTAGAATTATGTCAAACTGCAACCCAATCTTTTGAAGAAATAACAGAAGTATATGAACCTGCAAACGTAATTTATACAAAACTTGAAGGTTTGAGCGCAGAACTGGAAGAAGTTGCAGCTGACATTGCAAATCAACTGGATGAATTTGATTTTAATCAAAATACCATAGATGCAATTGAAACAAGACTCGATGAAATTCATAAGTTAAAACGAAAATATGGCGATTCTATAGATGAGATTTTATCTTATGCAGAAGAATGTAAACAAGAGTTAGAATCCTTAGAGCTTTCAGATCAACGCTTAGCAGAATTGAGCAAACAGGGGACGATAGAATATCAACGACTATTAGAGCTTGCGAATGAAATTACAAAACAGCGTGAAATTGCCTCAAAACGATTTATTCAATCTGTTACATCCGAATTGCAATTTTTAGATATGCCAAATGTAAGCTTAGAAGTAAAACAAGATCATGTAAAACCAAATGCTAAAGGGCAAGATGCAATTGAATTCTTGATTTCTACCAATAAAGGCGAGCCACCAAAACCAATTGCAAAAATCGCATCAGGTGGTGAACTTTCTAGAATTATGCTTGCAATCAAAAATACACTTGCAGACAAAGATGAAATTCAAACTTTAATCTTTGATGAAATTGATACGGGCGTGAGTGGCAGAGCGGCACAGAAAATTGGGTTAAAGCTTAGTCAAGCTGCGAAGAATCGTCAAGTAATTGCCGTTACCCATTCCGCACAAATTGCAGCGTTGGGCGATCATCATTTCTTAATTCAAAAAGAAAGCAGAGATGATCGAACCTTTACTGATGTAACAAAACTTGACTATAATGGGCGTATTCACGAAGTAGCAAGAATCATGTCGACAGATAAAATTACGGACTTAATGCTGAAAAATGCAGAAGAAATGATTATAAGAAAATAA
- a CDS encoding glycoside hydrolase family 3 C-terminal domain-containing protein, translated as MGYKDKSLPIEDRINDLLSLMTLEEKFNEIDPDIMSIDWDKIDEETRNYCLQELKSRKSNAKVFNVLQKYAQEHTRLGIPYFIHEEALHGVFRPGCTNFPQQLTLSSTFEPKLAYDMGRAIATEARSYGFHEVFAPVLDLARDPRWGRTEETYGEDTYLTTKMGVQVVKGLQGEGLNRQDTVASELKHFTGYGNPIGGLNCAPTTMGRHDVHAYCMPPFEEAFMEGKATNTMCSYNSIDGIPVVSDRDILTDTLRGKFGMPGFVRADMTAIIMQHTAHYSAATPKEALKKAVKAGVDVQFADYSHEEYRTLMKELLDEGEITMQDIDESVRRMLRVKFMLGLFENPYIDETLQEKVVHCQKHQDTALEIARKAMVLLKNKDNMLPLKKDIKKIAVLGPNANKPVLGDYCVEPSGYHALSLLDGVKSIVSDETEVIYEKGCNILGSEIKPIPRWWARTGKDDFGFKGEYFNGPDFSGEPVMTRLDQQINFNWIFLKPDECIDSKQFCVRWTARLSVEKTFTGRIGLSSLDSMRLYIDNELVVDGWEEKDANQMVDFTLESGREYDLKVEFRNDARGVRVILGYDQGEETIDKAVEAAREADVAIVALGDSEETSGENFDRTTLDLPGQQLDFLKAIYETGTPVVLVLQTGRPVSATWEDENIPAILQAGFPGEKGGQAIAEVLFGDVNPSGKLSMSYPRTVGQIPCHYSRKPAGGRKYVEMDWNPLYPFGYGLSYTTFAYSNLKLSAHTIKPDETVTVTFDVTNTGNCYGEEVAQLYVNDCYSSVVKPIKELKGFQRVGLKPNETKTVTMELGFKELRTLSVDYNWVVEPGKFEVMVSDNADHVLLTDAFEVM; from the coding sequence ATGGGCTATAAAGATAAAAGCTTACCAATAGAAGATCGTATTAACGATTTGTTGTCACTAATGACATTAGAAGAAAAATTCAACGAAATCGATCCTGATATTATGAGCATTGATTGGGATAAGATTGACGAGGAAACTCGGAATTACTGCTTACAAGAGCTAAAATCCAGAAAATCCAATGCAAAAGTGTTTAACGTATTACAAAAATATGCCCAAGAGCATACTCGTTTAGGAATTCCATATTTCATTCATGAAGAGGCATTACATGGTGTATTTCGTCCTGGATGTACCAATTTTCCTCAGCAATTAACTTTATCATCAACCTTTGAGCCAAAACTAGCCTATGATATGGGTAGAGCCATTGCAACAGAAGCACGCAGCTATGGCTTCCACGAAGTATTCGCACCTGTTCTTGATTTAGCAAGAGATCCACGCTGGGGAAGAACCGAAGAAACCTATGGCGAAGATACTTATTTAACAACAAAAATGGGTGTACAAGTTGTAAAAGGGTTACAAGGAGAGGGCTTAAATCGCCAAGATACCGTTGCATCTGAATTAAAACATTTCACAGGTTACGGTAATCCGATTGGTGGTTTAAACTGCGCACCAACAACTATGGGACGTCATGATGTTCATGCTTACTGTATGCCTCCTTTTGAAGAAGCATTTATGGAAGGTAAAGCTACCAATACAATGTGTTCTTATAACTCAATTGATGGTATCCCCGTTGTAAGTGATCGCGATATTTTAACAGACACCTTAAGAGGTAAATTTGGTATGCCAGGCTTTGTGCGTGCAGATATGACAGCTATTATTATGCAGCATACCGCACACTATTCTGCTGCAACCCCAAAAGAAGCTTTGAAAAAAGCAGTAAAAGCTGGCGTAGATGTTCAGTTTGCAGATTATTCCCACGAAGAATACAGAACCTTAATGAAAGAGTTATTAGATGAAGGCGAAATAACAATGCAAGATATAGACGAATCTGTTCGTCGTATGCTTCGTGTGAAGTTTATGCTTGGACTTTTTGAAAATCCATATATAGATGAAACATTGCAAGAAAAGGTAGTCCATTGCCAAAAACATCAAGATACAGCACTTGAAATTGCAAGAAAAGCAATGGTTTTATTGAAAAATAAAGATAATATGTTACCTTTGAAAAAGGATATTAAGAAAATTGCAGTATTAGGACCAAATGCAAATAAACCTGTTCTAGGTGATTATTGTGTTGAGCCAAGCGGCTACCATGCGTTGAGCTTACTAGATGGTGTAAAATCTATTGTATCTGATGAAACTGAAGTGATTTATGAAAAGGGCTGTAATATCTTAGGCTCTGAAATTAAACCAATACCACGTTGGTGGGCAAGAACAGGTAAAGATGATTTTGGATTTAAAGGTGAGTATTTTAACGGACCTGATTTCTCCGGTGAACCAGTTATGACTCGTTTAGATCAACAAATCAATTTTAATTGGATTTTCTTAAAACCGGATGAATGTATTGATTCTAAACAATTCTGCGTTCGCTGGACAGCTAGATTAAGTGTTGAAAAAACATTTACAGGTCGTATTGGTTTAAGCAGCCTTGATAGTATGCGATTATATATTGATAACGAATTGGTTGTAGACGGTTGGGAAGAAAAAGATGCAAATCAAATGGTTGATTTCACACTTGAAAGTGGCCGAGAATATGATTTGAAAGTAGAATTTCGAAATGATGCACGTGGTGTACGAGTGATTCTTGGTTATGATCAAGGAGAAGAAACAATTGATAAAGCTGTAGAAGCGGCTAGAGAAGCTGATGTTGCAATCGTAGCACTAGGTGATTCTGAGGAAACAAGTGGCGAAAACTTCGACCGTACAACTTTGGATTTACCTGGTCAACAATTAGATTTCTTAAAAGCAATCTATGAAACAGGAACACCTGTAGTGTTAGTGTTACAAACAGGACGTCCTGTGTCTGCAACTTGGGAAGATGAGAATATTCCAGCCATTCTTCAAGCAGGTTTTCCAGGAGAAAAAGGTGGTCAAGCAATTGCTGAAGTATTATTCGGTGATGTAAATCCTTCTGGTAAACTATCTATGTCTTATCCTCGTACTGTCGGACAAATTCCATGCCATTATAGCAGAAAACCCGCAGGTGGAAGAAAATATGTTGAAATGGATTGGAATCCACTATATCCGTTTGGATATGGACTAAGCTATACTACATTTGCATATTCTAATCTAAAGCTATCTGCTCATACAATCAAACCTGATGAAACAGTAACCGTTACATTTGATGTAACCAATACAGGCAATTGTTATGGCGAAGAAGTTGCACAGCTTTATGTCAACGACTGCTATAGCTCTGTTGTAAAACCAATTAAAGAGTTAAAAGGATTCCAACGTGTAGGCTTGAAACCAAATGAAACAAAAACGGTTACAATGGAATTAGGCTTTAAAGAGCTTAGAACTCTAAGTGTCGATTATAATTGGGTGGTCGAGCCTGGTAAGTTTGAAGTAATGGTTTCCGATAATGCAGATCATGTTTTATTAACGGATGCATTTGAAGTTATGTAA
- a CDS encoding Nif3-like dinuclear metal center hexameric protein, with the protein MITVQDIYQKINEMSPFSLAMGFDNCGLLVGTPNQTVSQCIIALDITNEVIDLAIAKKADLIITHHPIIFHAMKTVTSNERVFKLIQNNISVISAHTNLDIAQDGVNDILAKRLSLQDVRVLENCDGVVRMGNLQHPMSGTEFAREVKEKLKAKFVQVVNGSKEVKSVAVCGGSGDDYLQSVIDANIDVLVTGEVDHDVVIDAINNDITLICAGHHYTEAPVLYMLENLMKTHFSSISICLYDDLKMEVI; encoded by the coding sequence ATGATAACTGTTCAAGATATTTATCAAAAAATAAATGAAATGAGTCCATTTTCGCTTGCTATGGGATTTGATAATTGTGGCTTATTGGTCGGTACACCGAATCAAACCGTATCACAATGTATCATCGCTTTGGATATTACCAACGAAGTAATTGACTTGGCAATTGCAAAGAAAGCAGATTTGATTATTACACATCATCCTATTATCTTCCATGCGATGAAAACAGTTACGAGTAATGAACGTGTTTTCAAGTTAATTCAAAATAACATCAGCGTTATTAGTGCACACACAAACTTAGATATTGCTCAAGACGGTGTGAATGATATTTTAGCAAAGCGCCTGTCTTTGCAAGATGTAAGGGTATTAGAGAATTGCGATGGAGTGGTTCGTATGGGCAACTTACAACATCCTATGAGTGGAACTGAATTTGCAAGAGAAGTTAAGGAAAAGCTGAAAGCAAAGTTTGTGCAAGTAGTTAACGGAAGCAAAGAAGTGAAAAGCGTAGCAGTTTGTGGAGGTTCAGGCGATGATTATTTGCAATCTGTGATAGATGCGAATATTGATGTATTGGTAACAGGTGAAGTAGACCATGATGTTGTGATTGACGCAATTAACAACGATATTACCCTAATTTGTGCAGGCCATCATTACACAGAAGCTCCTGTATTATATATGTTAGAAAATCTAATGAAAACTCATTTTTCATCTATTTCTATTTGCTTGTATGATGATTTAAAAATGGAAGTGATATAG
- a CDS encoding glycerol dehydrogenase, with product MARTKLMRAPLKYVQGEDSLLQFYSETKDLGNKFLFICSNSGYKSCFDKIEKSFENSNAFRQYEVFGGISSVGEIEKMRSIVKEKNIDVVVGIGGGSAIDTAKATAFYEKVPVTIVPTVSATDAPCTGLSVIYNDDGTFNSYLFYPRNPEAVIVDTRVIANAPAKFLVAGMGDALGTYFEARACVKTDAPSLENGGVSRSAMALCKLCYETLLEYGAQAKMACEQKLLTPALEAIIEANTYLSGVGADNGGLAVAHSVYNGFTALEECEKTMHGCLVAFGTIAQLILEAAPKNEVKEVMNFCYSVGLPLTLEEVGVTDSKRVMIAAEKACVEGETIHNMPGDVTPEQLYNALLTADALGRDYLKANK from the coding sequence ATGGCAAGAACAAAGTTAATGCGTGCACCACTTAAATATGTACAAGGTGAGGATTCTTTACTTCAATTTTATTCCGAAACCAAAGATTTAGGCAATAAATTTTTATTTATTTGCTCAAACAGTGGATATAAAAGCTGTTTCGATAAAATAGAGAAAAGTTTTGAAAATTCGAATGCATTTCGTCAATATGAAGTTTTCGGAGGAATAAGCTCCGTTGGAGAAATCGAGAAGATGCGTTCAATCGTTAAAGAAAAGAATATTGATGTTGTTGTAGGTATAGGCGGCGGTTCAGCAATTGATACTGCCAAAGCTACTGCATTCTACGAGAAAGTACCTGTTACTATTGTACCAACAGTATCTGCTACAGATGCTCCATGTACAGGCCTTTCTGTTATTTATAATGATGATGGAACTTTTAACAGCTATTTATTCTATCCAAGAAATCCTGAGGCGGTAATTGTTGATACAAGAGTGATTGCAAACGCTCCCGCTAAATTTTTAGTTGCAGGTATGGGAGATGCTTTGGGTACTTATTTTGAAGCACGTGCGTGTGTTAAAACAGATGCTCCAAGCCTTGAAAACGGCGGTGTTTCACGTTCAGCAATGGCATTATGCAAATTGTGCTACGAAACCTTATTGGAATACGGTGCTCAAGCAAAAATGGCTTGTGAACAAAAACTGTTAACTCCTGCTTTAGAAGCAATTATTGAAGCAAACACTTATTTAAGCGGCGTTGGTGCTGATAATGGTGGACTTGCTGTTGCACACTCCGTATATAACGGCTTTACAGCATTAGAAGAATGTGAAAAAACGATGCATGGTTGTTTAGTAGCATTCGGTACGATAGCACAATTGATTTTAGAAGCAGCTCCAAAAAATGAAGTAAAAGAAGTTATGAATTTCTGTTATTCTGTTGGACTTCCTCTTACATTAGAAGAAGTTGGTGTGACAGATTCTAAGAGAGTTATGATTGCCGCTGAAAAAGCATGTGTAGAAGGTGAAACCATTCATAATATGCCTGGTGATGTTACCCCAGAACAACTTTACAATGCTTTATTAACAGCAGACGCTTTAGGCAGAGATTATTTAAAAGCTAATAAGTAA